One genomic window of Gossypium hirsutum isolate 1008001.06 chromosome D11, Gossypium_hirsutum_v2.1, whole genome shotgun sequence includes the following:
- the LOC107913075 gene encoding sugar transporter ERD6-like 6 isoform X1: MQSFSLDLLFCKNRNPNLVLFEDLEHKSEPLLQKPKSELAMSFRDDNDESRDLKKPFLHTGSWYRMSSRQSSIMSSSAQVLRDGSISVVLCVLIVALGPIQFGFTCGYSSPTQAEIISDLKLSISEFSIFGSLSNVGAMVGAITSGQIAEYIGRKGSLMIAAIPNIIGWLAISFAKDSSFLFMGRLLEGFGVGIISYTVPVYIAEIAPQNMRGSLGSVNQLSVTIGIMLAYLLGLFTNWRVLAVLGVLPCTILIPGLFFIPESPRWLAKMGMMEDFEASLQVLRGFDTDISVEVNEIKRAVASSSRRTTIRFADLKRKRYWYPLTIGIGLLVLQQLSGINGVLFYSSNIFASAGVASSDVATFGVGAIQVIATGVTTWLVDKTGRRLLLMVSSAGMTLSLLIVAVAFYVEGIVSKDSDLYGIMGILSLVGLVAFVIAFSLGIGAIPWVIMSEILPVNIKGLAGSVATLANWLTSWVITMTANLLLTWSGGGTFTIYAVVTAFTVVFVALWVPETKGRSLEEIQSSFR, encoded by the exons AGCGAATTGGCGATGAGTTTCCGGGACGATAATGATGAAAGTCGGGATCTCAAGAAGCCCTTCTTACATACCGGAAGTTGGTATCGGATGAGTTCTAGGCAGTCCAGTATTATGAGTTCTTCTGCTCAAGTCCTTCGCGATGGATCTATCTCCGTCGTTCTTTGTGTCCTCATCGTTGCCTTGGGCCCTATCCAATTTGGCTTTACC TGTGGATATTCTTCTCCTACTCAAGCTGAAATTATCAGTGATCTTAAGCTTTCGATTTCAGAG TTTTCTATTTTTGGTTCGTTGTCAAATGTGGGCGCAATGGTTGGGGCAATAACCAGTGGTCAGATTGCTGAATATATTGGCCGAAAAGGG TCGTTGATGATTGCTGCGATTCCAAACATAATAGGATGGTTGGCCATATCATTTGCCAAA GATTCTTCGTTTTTATTTATGGGAAGGTTGTTAGAAGGGTTCGGTGTTGGTATTATTTCTTATACG GTGCCTGTGTATATAGCTGAGATAGCACCCCAAAACATGAGAGGAAGCCTTGGATCAGTGAACCAG CTATCGGTTACTATTGGAATAATGCTGGCGTACCTGTTGGGACTCTTTACAAATTGGAGAGTACTTGCAGTTTTGG GAGTATTACCTTGTACAATATTGATACCTGGCCTATTCTTCATACCAGAATCTCCTAGATGGCTG GCAAAAATGGGAATGATGGAAGATTTTGAAGCCTCTCTGCAAGTTTTGCGGGGCTTTGATACAGATATTTCTGTTGAAGTTAATGAAATCAAG AGAGCTGTAGCATCATCAAGCAGGAGAACAACAATTCGATTTGCAGATCTCAAGCGAAAAAGATATTGGTATCCCTTGACG ATAGGGATTGGGTTACTGGTGCTTCAGCAACTCAGTGGCATCAACGGTGTTTTATTCTATTCCAGCAATATCTTCGCAAGTGCTG GGGTTGCGTCTAGTGATGTTGCGACATTTGGGGTTGGGGCCATTCAG GTCATTGCAACCGGGGTGACTACATGGTTGGTGGACAAAACTGGCCGCAGGCTTCTTCTTATG GTATCCTCAGCTGGAATGACACTGAGTCTGCTAATTGTTGCAGTTGCCTTTTATGTTGAG GGCATCGTCTCTAAAGATTCTGACTTATATGGCATAATGGGAATACTGTCATTGGTTGGTCTTGTG GCCTTTGTGATTGCCTTCTCACTGGGAATTGGAGCAATTCCATGGGTTATAATGTCTGAG ATACTTCCAGTAAATATTAAGGGCCTAGCTGGGAGTGTAGCAACATTAGCAAATTGGCTGACATCATGGGTGATTACTATGACGGCAAACTTGCTTCTGACCTGGAGTGGTGGAG GAACATTCACTATTTACGCAGTTGTGACGGCATTCACGGTTGTTTTTGTGGCACTTTGGGTCCCTGAAACCAAAGGGAGAAGTCTGGAAGAGATTCAATCTTCCTTCAGATAA
- the LOC107913074 gene encoding epoxide hydrolase 4, which translates to MVNLVAAQKPLMNGLMKMAGVQPYSVEIEPGTVMNFWVPCETVKKPGKGEKKVTHLEKPTKPVVVLVHGFAAEGIVTWQFQVGALTKKYSVYVPDLLFFGGSITDKPDRSPTFQAEYLVQGLRKLGVEKCVVVGFSYGGMVAFKMAQMYPHMVEAMVVSGSILAMTDSISVETLNRLGFSSSAELLLPNSVKGLKALLSVAAYKKLWFPDRLHKDYLEVMFTNRKERAELLEGLVISNKDATIPSFPQRIHLLWGEEDQIFKQELAYNMKEQLGENTTFKGIQKAGHLVHLERPCVYNSCLKHFLASLYAEQVNK; encoded by the exons atggtgAATCTTGTAGCAGCACAAAAGCCACTGATGAATGGGTTAATGAAGATGGCGGGGGTTCAGCCTTACTCGGTGGAGATCGAGCCAGGCACGGTGATGAACTTTTGGGTTCCTTGTGAAACAGTCAAGAAACCCGGGAAGGGTGAAAAAAAGGTCACCCATTTGGAGAAACCAACAAAACCAGTGGTGGTCTTAGTGCATGGCTTTGCAGCAGAAGGCATTGTCACATGGCAATTCCAAGTGGGTGCTTTGACGAAGAAGTACTCGGTTTATGTACCCGATCTTCTCTTCTTCGGTGGCTCCATTACTGACAAACCAGACCGGTCACCGACTTTCCAAGCCGAGTACTTGGTTCAGGGTTTAAGGAAACTTGGTGTCGAGAAGTGTGTGGTTGTGGGGTTCAGCTATGGTGGGATGGTGGCATTCAAGATGGCGCAGATGTACCCTCACATGGTGGAAGCCATGGTGGTGTCTGGCTCGATCCTGGCCATGACTGATTCCATAAGCGTGGAAACATTAAACAGGCTAGGGTTCTCGTCTTCTGCAGAACTGTTGTTGCCTAATTCTGTTAAGGGTCTTAAAGCTCTTCTCTCCGTTGCTGCTTACAAGAAGCTTTGGTTCCCTGATCGCCTCCACAAAGACTATCTTGAG GTGATGTTTACCAACAGGAAAGAGAGAGCTGAACTACTGGAGGGTTTGGTCATTAGTAATAAGGATGCCACCATACCATCTTTTCCACAG AGAATACATCTGCTGTGGGGTGAAGAAGATCAGATCTTCAAGCAGGAGCTTGCTTACAACATGAAAGA ACAACTAGGAGAGAATACAACATTCAAAGGCATACAAAAGGCAGGTCACTTGGTTCATCTGGAGCGACCTTGTGTTTACAATAGCTGCCTTAAGCATTTCCTGGCTTCACTGTATGCTGAACAAGTTAACAAATGA
- the LOC107913075 gene encoding sugar transporter ERD6-like 6 isoform X2, which yields MSFRDDNDESRDLKKPFLHTGSWYRMSSRQSSIMSSSAQVLRDGSISVVLCVLIVALGPIQFGFTCGYSSPTQAEIISDLKLSISEFSIFGSLSNVGAMVGAITSGQIAEYIGRKGSLMIAAIPNIIGWLAISFAKDSSFLFMGRLLEGFGVGIISYTVPVYIAEIAPQNMRGSLGSVNQLSVTIGIMLAYLLGLFTNWRVLAVLGVLPCTILIPGLFFIPESPRWLAKMGMMEDFEASLQVLRGFDTDISVEVNEIKRAVASSSRRTTIRFADLKRKRYWYPLTIGIGLLVLQQLSGINGVLFYSSNIFASAGVASSDVATFGVGAIQVIATGVTTWLVDKTGRRLLLMVSSAGMTLSLLIVAVAFYVEGIVSKDSDLYGIMGILSLVGLVAFVIAFSLGIGAIPWVIMSEILPVNIKGLAGSVATLANWLTSWVITMTANLLLTWSGGGTFTIYAVVTAFTVVFVALWVPETKGRSLEEIQSSFR from the exons ATGAGTTTCCGGGACGATAATGATGAAAGTCGGGATCTCAAGAAGCCCTTCTTACATACCGGAAGTTGGTATCGGATGAGTTCTAGGCAGTCCAGTATTATGAGTTCTTCTGCTCAAGTCCTTCGCGATGGATCTATCTCCGTCGTTCTTTGTGTCCTCATCGTTGCCTTGGGCCCTATCCAATTTGGCTTTACC TGTGGATATTCTTCTCCTACTCAAGCTGAAATTATCAGTGATCTTAAGCTTTCGATTTCAGAG TTTTCTATTTTTGGTTCGTTGTCAAATGTGGGCGCAATGGTTGGGGCAATAACCAGTGGTCAGATTGCTGAATATATTGGCCGAAAAGGG TCGTTGATGATTGCTGCGATTCCAAACATAATAGGATGGTTGGCCATATCATTTGCCAAA GATTCTTCGTTTTTATTTATGGGAAGGTTGTTAGAAGGGTTCGGTGTTGGTATTATTTCTTATACG GTGCCTGTGTATATAGCTGAGATAGCACCCCAAAACATGAGAGGAAGCCTTGGATCAGTGAACCAG CTATCGGTTACTATTGGAATAATGCTGGCGTACCTGTTGGGACTCTTTACAAATTGGAGAGTACTTGCAGTTTTGG GAGTATTACCTTGTACAATATTGATACCTGGCCTATTCTTCATACCAGAATCTCCTAGATGGCTG GCAAAAATGGGAATGATGGAAGATTTTGAAGCCTCTCTGCAAGTTTTGCGGGGCTTTGATACAGATATTTCTGTTGAAGTTAATGAAATCAAG AGAGCTGTAGCATCATCAAGCAGGAGAACAACAATTCGATTTGCAGATCTCAAGCGAAAAAGATATTGGTATCCCTTGACG ATAGGGATTGGGTTACTGGTGCTTCAGCAACTCAGTGGCATCAACGGTGTTTTATTCTATTCCAGCAATATCTTCGCAAGTGCTG GGGTTGCGTCTAGTGATGTTGCGACATTTGGGGTTGGGGCCATTCAG GTCATTGCAACCGGGGTGACTACATGGTTGGTGGACAAAACTGGCCGCAGGCTTCTTCTTATG GTATCCTCAGCTGGAATGACACTGAGTCTGCTAATTGTTGCAGTTGCCTTTTATGTTGAG GGCATCGTCTCTAAAGATTCTGACTTATATGGCATAATGGGAATACTGTCATTGGTTGGTCTTGTG GCCTTTGTGATTGCCTTCTCACTGGGAATTGGAGCAATTCCATGGGTTATAATGTCTGAG ATACTTCCAGTAAATATTAAGGGCCTAGCTGGGAGTGTAGCAACATTAGCAAATTGGCTGACATCATGGGTGATTACTATGACGGCAAACTTGCTTCTGACCTGGAGTGGTGGAG GAACATTCACTATTTACGCAGTTGTGACGGCATTCACGGTTGTTTTTGTGGCACTTTGGGTCCCTGAAACCAAAGGGAGAAGTCTGGAAGAGATTCAATCTTCCTTCAGATAA